One window from the genome of Epinephelus fuscoguttatus linkage group LG3, E.fuscoguttatus.final_Chr_v1 encodes:
- the LOC125885555 gene encoding E3 ubiquitin-protein ligase DTX4-like isoform X1 — MANSNNMLLASAVVVWEWLNEHGRWRPYSPAVSHQIEAAIRSSDPRGGSVVLGQVDSRLSPYIIDLQSMHQFRQDTGTIRPVRRSFYDPASAPGQGWQWEWENDAGTWTAYDMEVAIAIESAHNQQPCLDLTPLGFCYLIDFQNMTQVNRQSQRFRRIQRRADMAYPLVSGPLPIPKGGGVGGSGGLTGALLGVGVSGASMGVGSSVYPNGGLPATGLGQPCSCQQCMLVLSVKTNTGGPGGGGVGIQTLGRRSLTLQRPKNSAPIASKPLSPSKSATLGRGQQQNSNSNSNYYQTLPHGLAISRNIASPRRNAQLFAQSLAALTAGTSSLGISSSSNRPPPPSLPPPQPPSSNPNLNPPSIPAKHSSSSANDSVPTATLVTPANSVTTPPSPVPSPSPVVMKPQRTPSSAATVCHAPLPQRSSLAGLSRPALQRIAMAQSRALIASGVPTVPVKNLNGSSPVHPALAGITGILMSAAALPVCLTRPPKLVLHPPPVSKSDIKPVPGFGHCCRKTTKKQARKGKTPEEVVKKYLQKVKSPPEEDCTICMEPLGGPSGYKGPGVGPVSRAESVGRLAQCGHQYHFQCLVAMYNNGNKDGSLQCPTCKTIYGVKTGNQPAGKMEYHVIPHSLPGHPDCKTIRIIYNIPPGIQGPEHPNPGKPFTARGFPRHCYLPDSERGRKVLRLLLVAWDRRLIFSVGTSSTTGESDTVIWNEVHHKTEFGSNLTGHGFPDPGHLDNVLEELRAQGITEDDGLMEK; from the exons AT GGCCAACAGTAACAACATGCTCCTGGCCTCTGCCGTGGTGGTGTGGGAATGGCTGAACGAGCACGGCCGGTGGCGGCCCTACAGCCCCGCCGTCTCCCACCAGATAGAGGCTGCTATCCGGAGCAGCGACCCTCGCGGAGGGAGCGTGGTCCTCGGCCAGGTGGACAGCCGGCTCTCGCCGTACATCATAGATCTCCAGTCCATGCACCAGTTCCGACAAGACACAG GAACCATCCGTCCGGTGCGGAGGAGTTTTTATGATCCAGCCTCGGCCCCAGGTCAGGGCTGGCAGTGGGAGTGGGAAAATGATGCGGGTACGTGGACGGCCTACGACATGGAGGTGGCCATCGCAATTGAGAGCGCCCACAATCAGCAGCCCTGCCTCGACCTGACACCACTCGGCTTCTGCTACCTCATTGATTTTCAGAACATGACACAG GTGAACAGACAGAGCCAGAGGTTTCGGAGGATCCAGAGACGTGCTGACATGGCCTACCCTCTAGTGTCCGGTCCTCTTCCAATACCCAAAGGAGGTGGTGTAGGAGGAAGTGGTGGCCTAACAGGGGCGCTGCTGGGTGTTGGGGTGTCGGGGGCCAGCATGGGGGTTGGAAGCTCTGTCTACCCCAATGGGGGCTTGCCGGCTACTGGACTGGGCCAGCCTTGTTCGTGCCAGCAGTGCATGCTGGTCCTTAGTGTGAAGACCAATACAGGAGGACCAGGGGGAGGAGGTGTAGGGATACAGACTCTAGGTAGACGCTCACTAACCTTGCAGCGGCCCAAGAACTCAGCACCCATTGCCTCTAAACCTCTGAGCCCGTCTAAATCAGCCACTCTGGGACGAGGACAGCAGCAGAATTCCAACTCCAACTCTAACTACTATCAGACCCTGCCACACGGCCTCGCCATCTCCAGAAACATCGCCTCTCCAAGAAGGAACGCCCAGCTCTTTGCTCAGTCGCTGGCTGCTCTCACTGCTGGCACCTCCTCTCTGGGTATCTCCTCGTCTTCCAACAGACCACCTCCACCATCCCTCCCGCCTCCTCAGCCTCCATCATCCAACCCAAATCTGAACCCTCCGTCCATTCCAGCCAAGCACTCCTCATCATCAGCCAACGATTCAGTGCCAACCGCCACATTAGTTACCCCTGCCAACAGCGTGACCACGCCGCCTTCTCCTGTGCCATCTCCATCGCCGGTGGTGATGAAGCCACAGCGCACGCCATCGTCAGCAGCGACAGTGTGCCATGCCCCGTTGCCACAGAGATCAAGCTTAGCCGGGCTGAGCAGACCAGCATTACAGAGGATTGCAATGGCCCAGTCCAGAGCACTCATAGCATCAGG AGTACCCACCGTCCCAGTGAAGAACCTCAATGGATCCAGTCCTGTTCACCCTGCACTGGCAG GGATCACAGGTATTTTGATGAGTGCTGCTGCTCTGCCCGTGTGTCTGACTAGACCTCCAAAACTTGTGCTGCACCCTCCGCCTGTCAGCAAGAGCGACATCAAACCTGTGCCAGGCTTTGGCCACTGCTGCAGGAAAACCACCAAGAAACAGGCTCGCAAGG GTAAAACTCCAGAGGAGGTGGTAAAGAAGTACCTGCAGAAAGTAAAAAGTCCACCAGAGGAG GACTGCACCATCTGTATGGAGCCGTTGGGGGGGCCGTCTGGATATAAGGGTCCAGGGGTGGGGCCTGTGTCTCGAGCAGAGTCAGTTGGGCGACTAGCACAGTGTGGACACCAGTACCATTTCCAGTGTCTGGTGGCCATGTATAATAATGGCAACAAGGACGGCAG CCTTCAGTGTCCCACCTGTAAAACCATCTACGGTGTAAAGACAGGCAACCAACCAGCAGGGAAGATGGAGTACCACGTCATCCCTCACTCTCTACCAGGGCATCCTGACTGCAAAACCATACGCATCATCTACAACATACCACCAGGCATTCAG GGACCAGAGCATCCGAACCCAGGGAAGCCCTTCACTGCCAGAGGCTTTCCCCGACACTGCTACCTCCCAGACAGCGAGAGAGGACGCAAG GTACTGAGACTGCTCCTGGTAGCGTGGGACCGCAGGTTGATCTTCTCAGTTGGGACTTCGAGCACTACTGGAGAGTCTGACACCGTCATCTGGAACGAG GTCCACCATAAGACAGAGTTCGGCTCCAACCTGACGGGCCATGGCTTCCCCGACCCCGGACATCTCGACAACGTCCTGGAAGAGCTCCGAGCTCAGGGCATCACAGAGGATGACGGACTGATGGAAAAGTGA
- the LOC125885555 gene encoding E3 ubiquitin-protein ligase DTX4-like isoform X2: MLLASAVVVWEWLNEHGRWRPYSPAVSHQIEAAIRSSDPRGGSVVLGQVDSRLSPYIIDLQSMHQFRQDTGTIRPVRRSFYDPASAPGQGWQWEWENDAGTWTAYDMEVAIAIESAHNQQPCLDLTPLGFCYLIDFQNMTQVNRQSQRFRRIQRRADMAYPLVSGPLPIPKGGGVGGSGGLTGALLGVGVSGASMGVGSSVYPNGGLPATGLGQPCSCQQCMLVLSVKTNTGGPGGGGVGIQTLGRRSLTLQRPKNSAPIASKPLSPSKSATLGRGQQQNSNSNSNYYQTLPHGLAISRNIASPRRNAQLFAQSLAALTAGTSSLGISSSSNRPPPPSLPPPQPPSSNPNLNPPSIPAKHSSSSANDSVPTATLVTPANSVTTPPSPVPSPSPVVMKPQRTPSSAATVCHAPLPQRSSLAGLSRPALQRIAMAQSRALIASGVPTVPVKNLNGSSPVHPALAGITGILMSAAALPVCLTRPPKLVLHPPPVSKSDIKPVPGFGHCCRKTTKKQARKGKTPEEVVKKYLQKVKSPPEEDCTICMEPLGGPSGYKGPGVGPVSRAESVGRLAQCGHQYHFQCLVAMYNNGNKDGSLQCPTCKTIYGVKTGNQPAGKMEYHVIPHSLPGHPDCKTIRIIYNIPPGIQGPEHPNPGKPFTARGFPRHCYLPDSERGRKVLRLLLVAWDRRLIFSVGTSSTTGESDTVIWNEVHHKTEFGSNLTGHGFPDPGHLDNVLEELRAQGITEDDGLMEK; the protein is encoded by the exons ATGCTCCTGGCCTCTGCCGTGGTGGTGTGGGAATGGCTGAACGAGCACGGCCGGTGGCGGCCCTACAGCCCCGCCGTCTCCCACCAGATAGAGGCTGCTATCCGGAGCAGCGACCCTCGCGGAGGGAGCGTGGTCCTCGGCCAGGTGGACAGCCGGCTCTCGCCGTACATCATAGATCTCCAGTCCATGCACCAGTTCCGACAAGACACAG GAACCATCCGTCCGGTGCGGAGGAGTTTTTATGATCCAGCCTCGGCCCCAGGTCAGGGCTGGCAGTGGGAGTGGGAAAATGATGCGGGTACGTGGACGGCCTACGACATGGAGGTGGCCATCGCAATTGAGAGCGCCCACAATCAGCAGCCCTGCCTCGACCTGACACCACTCGGCTTCTGCTACCTCATTGATTTTCAGAACATGACACAG GTGAACAGACAGAGCCAGAGGTTTCGGAGGATCCAGAGACGTGCTGACATGGCCTACCCTCTAGTGTCCGGTCCTCTTCCAATACCCAAAGGAGGTGGTGTAGGAGGAAGTGGTGGCCTAACAGGGGCGCTGCTGGGTGTTGGGGTGTCGGGGGCCAGCATGGGGGTTGGAAGCTCTGTCTACCCCAATGGGGGCTTGCCGGCTACTGGACTGGGCCAGCCTTGTTCGTGCCAGCAGTGCATGCTGGTCCTTAGTGTGAAGACCAATACAGGAGGACCAGGGGGAGGAGGTGTAGGGATACAGACTCTAGGTAGACGCTCACTAACCTTGCAGCGGCCCAAGAACTCAGCACCCATTGCCTCTAAACCTCTGAGCCCGTCTAAATCAGCCACTCTGGGACGAGGACAGCAGCAGAATTCCAACTCCAACTCTAACTACTATCAGACCCTGCCACACGGCCTCGCCATCTCCAGAAACATCGCCTCTCCAAGAAGGAACGCCCAGCTCTTTGCTCAGTCGCTGGCTGCTCTCACTGCTGGCACCTCCTCTCTGGGTATCTCCTCGTCTTCCAACAGACCACCTCCACCATCCCTCCCGCCTCCTCAGCCTCCATCATCCAACCCAAATCTGAACCCTCCGTCCATTCCAGCCAAGCACTCCTCATCATCAGCCAACGATTCAGTGCCAACCGCCACATTAGTTACCCCTGCCAACAGCGTGACCACGCCGCCTTCTCCTGTGCCATCTCCATCGCCGGTGGTGATGAAGCCACAGCGCACGCCATCGTCAGCAGCGACAGTGTGCCATGCCCCGTTGCCACAGAGATCAAGCTTAGCCGGGCTGAGCAGACCAGCATTACAGAGGATTGCAATGGCCCAGTCCAGAGCACTCATAGCATCAGG AGTACCCACCGTCCCAGTGAAGAACCTCAATGGATCCAGTCCTGTTCACCCTGCACTGGCAG GGATCACAGGTATTTTGATGAGTGCTGCTGCTCTGCCCGTGTGTCTGACTAGACCTCCAAAACTTGTGCTGCACCCTCCGCCTGTCAGCAAGAGCGACATCAAACCTGTGCCAGGCTTTGGCCACTGCTGCAGGAAAACCACCAAGAAACAGGCTCGCAAGG GTAAAACTCCAGAGGAGGTGGTAAAGAAGTACCTGCAGAAAGTAAAAAGTCCACCAGAGGAG GACTGCACCATCTGTATGGAGCCGTTGGGGGGGCCGTCTGGATATAAGGGTCCAGGGGTGGGGCCTGTGTCTCGAGCAGAGTCAGTTGGGCGACTAGCACAGTGTGGACACCAGTACCATTTCCAGTGTCTGGTGGCCATGTATAATAATGGCAACAAGGACGGCAG CCTTCAGTGTCCCACCTGTAAAACCATCTACGGTGTAAAGACAGGCAACCAACCAGCAGGGAAGATGGAGTACCACGTCATCCCTCACTCTCTACCAGGGCATCCTGACTGCAAAACCATACGCATCATCTACAACATACCACCAGGCATTCAG GGACCAGAGCATCCGAACCCAGGGAAGCCCTTCACTGCCAGAGGCTTTCCCCGACACTGCTACCTCCCAGACAGCGAGAGAGGACGCAAG GTACTGAGACTGCTCCTGGTAGCGTGGGACCGCAGGTTGATCTTCTCAGTTGGGACTTCGAGCACTACTGGAGAGTCTGACACCGTCATCTGGAACGAG GTCCACCATAAGACAGAGTTCGGCTCCAACCTGACGGGCCATGGCTTCCCCGACCCCGGACATCTCGACAACGTCCTGGAAGAGCTCCGAGCTCAGGGCATCACAGAGGATGACGGACTGATGGAAAAGTGA